From a single Phalacrocorax aristotelis chromosome 1, bGulAri2.1, whole genome shotgun sequence genomic region:
- the ZBTB21 gene encoding zinc finger and BTB domain-containing protein 21, with product MEGLLHYINPAHAISLLSALNEERLKGQLCDVVLIVGDQKFRAHKNVLAASSEYFQTLFTNKENESQSVFQLDFCEPDAFDNVLNYIYSSSLFIEKGSLAAVQELGYSLGISFLTNIVSKSPQAPFPACPIKKILYQDEDESSSQKRSVIVCQNRIEAQAKSVNQTQHDLSHTSHTSKPSPSVPAKTSSRPQVTKPTETLHNLSLTERRWLKESPVSYTKLHETSGTVEDQSRGALVKRNTVLPQMPLAEKEIASDEPGSSGQLLRGKTTEVPLKRPRPPVLSLRGASDSTFLLREAGKGNGQGEDRNLLYYSKLGLVIPSSGSGPEHQSIDRSGPLVKSLLRRSLSMDSQVPIYSPSVDLKPSQASSSSSPGTNDSQKTFNVVAQKSSLKESSEKLVLDEKPQVIHPHRLRSFSASQSTDREVASPLTEVRIKTEPSSPLSDPAEIIRITVGDASASTNKDFPFKTEDDHKEPSRLPAKRRFQTDRRLPFKKLKVDEQGSPGSEDNFEEGSSPTHLDADFPDSDVSKEEYSEMEEARPNKKFKCKHCLKIFRSTAGLHRHVNMYHNPEKPYACDICHKRFHTNFKVWTHCQTQHGIVKNPSPASSSHAVLDEKFQRKLIDIVREREIKKALIVKLRRGKQGFQGQSASQAQQVIKRNLRSRTKGAYICTYCGKAYRFLSQFKQHIKMHPGEKPIGGNKASKQKDHIHIESPVENKEVYQCRLCNAKLSSLIEQGNHERLCRNATVCPYCSLRFSSPELKHEHESKCEYKKLTCLECMRTFKSSFSIWRHQVEVHNQNTMAPLENFSLPILDHNGEITSSSRLPPQSESNKMNNFVAAKEDGVFSDSSEQINFDSEDSSCLPEDLSVSKQFKIQIKEEPADDIEDEVTETSREPKEVVSNKDAGLWPCEKCGKIFTVRKQLERHQELLCSVKPFICHVCNKAFRTNFRLWSHFQSHMSQAAEESTNKEPEICPPANSPSPPPLPPPPPLPKIQPLEPDSPTGLSESSTTTEKLFVPQESDTLFYHAPPLSAITFKRQYMCKLCHRTFKTAFSLWSHEQTHN from the coding sequence ATGGAGGGGCTCTTGCATTACATAAATCCAGCACATGCCATTTCACTTCTAAGCGCACTGAATGAGGAGCGTCTAAAGGGACAGCTGTGTGATGTTGTTCTTATAGTCGGAGATCAGAAATTTCGAGCTCATAAAAATGTCCTGGCTGCCAGCAGTGAATACTTCCAGACTCTGTTCACAAATAAAGAGAACGAGTCTCAGTCAGTGTTTCAACTTGACTTTTGTGAACCAGATGCTTTTGATAATGTGTTAAACTACATTTATTCTTCATCCTTGTTCATTGAGAAAGGGAGTCTTGCAGCTGTGCAAGAACTGGGCTACAGTCTTGGAATATCCTTTCTTACAAACATTGTTTCTAAGAGCCCTCAAGCTCCTTTTCCAGCTTGCCCTattaagaaaatactgtatCAAGATGAAGACGAAAGTAGTTCTCAGAAGAGGAGTGTCATTGTTTGTCAGAACAGAATTGAAGCGCAAGCGAAAAGTGTAAATCAAACACAACATGATTTAAGCCATACTAGCCATACTTCTAAACCTTCACCCTCTGTTCCTGCCAAAACTAGCAGTAGACCACAAGTAACAAAACCAACTGAAACCCTTCACAACTTATCACTGACTGAAAGGAGATGGCTGAAAGAAAGCCCTGTGAGCTATACCAAGCTTCATGAAACTTCTGGAACCGTGGAGGATCAGAGCAGAGGTGCTTTAGTGAAACGGAACACAGTACTGCCTCAAATGCCTttagcagagaaagaaattgcAAGCGATGAACCAGGAAGCAGTGGTCAGCTTTTAAGAGGAAAGACCACAGAGGTGCCATTAAAAAGACCACGTCCGCCAGTCTTGTCTCTGCGTGGCGCATCAGATTCTACATTTTTGTTGCgagaggcaggaaaaggaaatgggCAAGGTGAAGACAGGAATTTGCTATACTACTCAAAGTTAGGGCTAGTAATCCCATCTAGTGGATCTGGTCCAGAACACCAAAGTATTGACAGAAGTGGGCCACTTGTAAAAAGTCTCCTTCGAAGGTCACTGTCCATGGACAGCCAGGTTCCTATTTACTCACCTTCTGTTGACCTAAAACCTTCACAGGCATCATCATCCTCCTCTCCGGGAACTAATGATTCCCAGAAGACATTTAATGTTGTAGCTCAGAAGTCATCCTTGAAAGAATCATCAGAGAAGTTAGTCTTAGATGAAAAACCACAGGTAATACACCCACATCGCCTTAGGTCTTTCAGTGCCTCTCAGTCAACTGATAGGGAGGTTGCTTCCCCTCTCACAGAGGTACGAATAAAAACTGAACCTAGCAGTCCACTTTCAGATCCCGCTGAAATAATAAGAATTACAGTGGGTGATGCTTCAGCATCAACAAATAAagactttccttttaaaactgaGGATGATCACAAGGAACCAAGCAGACTTCCAGCAAAAAGGAGATTTCAAACTGATAGAAGACTACCATTTAAGAAATTGAAGGTGGATGAGCAGGGTTCTCCTGGGTCAGAAGATAACTTTGAGGAAGGCTCAAGCCCTACGCATCTTGATGCTGATTTTCCTGATTCTGATGTCAGTAAAGAGGAATACAGTGAGATGGAAGAAGCAAGaccaaataaaaaatttaaatgcaagCACTGCCTTAAAATTTTCAGATCAACAGCAGGTCTTCATCGTCATGTTAACATGTATCATAATCCAGAGAAGCCCTATGCTTGTGACATATGCCACAAGAGATTTCACACAAATTTCAAAGTGTGGACACACTGCCAGACACAACATGGAATTGTGAAGAATCCCTCACCTGCTTCCAGTTCACATGCTGTTTTGGATGAAAAATTCCAAAGAAAACTGATCGATatagtgagagagagagaaattaaaaaagctcTAATAGTTAAACTAAGACGTGGCAAGCAAGGTTTTCAGGGACAGTCTGCTTCACAAGCACAACAAGTCATCAAAAGGAATTTAAGATCAAGAACCAAAGGAGCCTATATTTGTACCTACTGTGGGAAAGCTTATCGTTTCCTCTCGCAATTTAAACAGCACATAAAAATGCACCCAGGGGAGAAACCAATTGGAGGAAATAAGGCTTCTAAGCAGAAAGATCATATTCATATTGAAAGCCCAGTAGAAAACAAAGAGGTTTATCAGTGCCGTCTCTGCAATGCTAAGCTTTCTTCGCTTATTGAACAGGGAAATCATGAGCGACTCTGCAGAAACGCTACTGTCTGTCCTTACTGCAGCCTTAGGTTTTCATCTCCAGAGCTGAAGCATGAGCATGAAAGCAAATGTGAATACAAGAAGCTTACTTGTCTTGAGTGTATGCGTACCTTTAAGTCATCCTTTAGTATTTGGCGTCATCAAGTTGAAGTTCACAATCAAAACACAATGGCTCCATTAGAGAACTTTTCGTTACCTATCCTGGATCACAACGGAGAAATAACTAGTTCGTCAAGATTGCCTCCTCAGTCAGAATCCAATAAAATGAACAATTTTGTTGCGGCAAAGGAAGACGGTGTATTCAGTGATTCGTCAGAACAAATAAATTTTGATTCCGAAGATTCCTCCTGCCTACCTGAAGACTTAAGTGTTTCCAAGCAGTTTAAAATTCAGATCAAAGAAGAGCCTGCAGATGATATCGAGGATGAGGTCACTGAAACAAGCAGAGAACCTAAGGAAGTAGTCTCCAACAAAGATGCTGGTTTGTGGCCCTGTGAAAAGTGTGGGAAGATTTTCACTGTACGCAAACAGCTGGAGCGTCACCAAGAGCTCTTATGCTCCGTGAAGCCATTTATTTGTCACGTGTGCAACAAGGCCTTCCGAACCAATTTCCGTCTGTGGAGTCACTTCCAGTCTCATATGtcacaggctgcagaggagTCCACAAATAAGGAGCCTGAGATATGCCCACCAGCTAAttccccatcaccaccaccctTACCTCCACCTCCACCCCTTCCCAAAATCCAGCCTTTGGAGCCTGATAGTCCAACAGGCTTGTCTGAAAGCTCCACTactactgaaaaattatttgtaccACAGGAGTCAGATACACTCTTCTATCATGCTCCACCACTCTCAGCAATCACATTCAAAAGACAATACATGTGCAAACTCTGTCATAGGACTTTCAAGACAGCTTTTAGTCTTTGGAGCCATGAACAGACACACAATTAG